One Streptomyces sp. NBC_00554 DNA segment encodes these proteins:
- a CDS encoding MarR family winged helix-turn-helix transcriptional regulator produces the protein MAPNDRRTVPAEMCALTGGPSTADLTWLTHRAAAALGDVFDAVCREAGLADMRDWLVLALVGEGGQLTQSEIGAQLGIDKTTLVSLLDRLEREGLIVRTFSARDRRVRIPEATAEGLTLHDKVAAARDEAIHQRLATIPAAQQALLRSMLWSIAMGSPQ, from the coding sequence GTGGCCCCCAACGATCGGCGGACAGTGCCGGCAGAGATGTGTGCGCTCACCGGCGGCCCCTCGACCGCGGATCTCACCTGGCTCACGCACCGGGCCGCCGCCGCGCTCGGTGACGTCTTCGACGCGGTGTGCCGGGAGGCGGGCCTCGCAGATATGCGGGACTGGCTCGTCCTCGCGCTGGTGGGCGAAGGGGGGCAACTCACTCAGTCGGAGATCGGTGCGCAGCTCGGCATCGACAAGACGACGCTGGTCTCCCTGCTGGACCGACTGGAGCGGGAGGGGCTGATCGTCCGCACCTTCTCCGCACGTGATCGCCGGGTCCGCATCCCGGAGGCGACCGCCGAAGGGCTCACCCTGCACGACAAGGTGGCCGCGGCGCGCGATGAGGCGATCCATCAGCGGCTGGCGACCATCCCGGCCGCCCAGCAGGCGCTCCTGCGGTCGATGCTGTGGAGCATCGCCATGGGCTCCCCTCAATGA
- a CDS encoding nuclear transport factor 2 family protein: MTSDLESRIRRLEDRAAISDTVIRYAVAIDRADWDLYATCFTDPVHIDFSAAGMPANDFARDDFVHFARGGLSGFTARQHLSPNHVIEFDEHDPDRAVCHSYMYAQHYLEGAEGGDFFLMRGTYTNHMRRTAQGWRIERLVQGIGWSEGNLNAPAEAAARFQAADATAA; the protein is encoded by the coding sequence ATGACTTCCGACCTCGAATCCCGTATCCGCCGGCTCGAAGACCGCGCCGCGATCAGTGACACCGTCATCCGCTACGCCGTCGCGATCGACCGCGCGGACTGGGACCTGTACGCCACCTGCTTCACGGACCCGGTGCACATCGACTTCTCTGCCGCGGGCATGCCTGCGAACGACTTCGCCCGCGACGACTTCGTCCACTTCGCCCGCGGCGGCCTCTCCGGATTCACCGCCCGCCAGCACCTGAGCCCGAACCACGTCATCGAGTTCGACGAGCACGACCCCGACCGGGCCGTCTGCCACTCGTACATGTACGCCCAGCACTACCTGGAGGGGGCCGAAGGCGGGGACTTCTTCCTCATGCGCGGCACGTACACGAACCACATGCGCCGTACCGCGCAGGGCTGGCGCATCGAGCGCCTCGTCCAGGGCATCGGCTGGTCCGAAGGCAACCTGAACGCCCCCGCCGAGGCAGCCGCCCGCTTCCAGGCGGCCGACGCGACCGCAGCCTGA